A part of Streptomyces sp. NBC_01451 genomic DNA contains:
- a CDS encoding terminase large subunit domain-containing protein produces the protein MPWQRYVLDVALEIDPATGCLAYRKVGLSVPRQQGKTETILTVMVHRIMAWERQHVTYTAQTRIDARRRWEDEFLVKLDESKLKGKYHPRKTTGNEAIIWRSTRSRLGITSTTEKAGHGPPLDCGMIDEAFAHKDDRVEQAMSPAMLTRGNAQMWWASAGGTDQAVFLNEKRKQGRELIERAWLTGDWPAVAYFEWYAPDQLRRDDPATWYVCMPALGYTVTPEIIRTELASLDASEFDRAYLNRTKEARPPADPNVPRDEWARCVVAESRPDTSRLAFAAEVSTLRDWSSISAASLLPDGRIHVELVDRRPGTDWVAPALARLRDVWDPMAVAIDSKGPVASLAGELAGYGITPPEDEEKPLRGDLALLRTPDVAVACGQFADAVRRGTVVHIDQPALTGAINGARTRPLTDAWAWSRSRSESVDISPLVAATHALWVLRLRADVAQAEYDVLDSVL, from the coding sequence ATGCCGTGGCAAAGGTACGTCCTAGACGTCGCTCTAGAGATTGATCCGGCTACCGGGTGCCTCGCCTATCGCAAGGTTGGCTTGAGCGTTCCTCGCCAACAGGGGAAAACCGAAACGATCCTTACCGTCATGGTGCATCGCATCATGGCTTGGGAACGGCAACACGTCACGTACACGGCGCAGACGCGCATAGACGCGCGTAGGCGCTGGGAGGACGAGTTCCTTGTAAAGCTCGATGAGTCGAAACTCAAGGGCAAATACCATCCGCGTAAGACAACCGGTAATGAGGCCATCATTTGGCGGTCGACGCGCAGCCGGTTGGGCATTACGTCGACCACTGAAAAGGCGGGACACGGACCGCCTCTTGATTGCGGCATGATCGATGAGGCGTTCGCCCATAAGGACGATCGGGTTGAGCAAGCCATGAGTCCCGCCATGTTGACTCGCGGTAATGCACAGATGTGGTGGGCGAGCGCAGGCGGAACAGATCAGGCAGTGTTCCTCAATGAGAAACGGAAGCAGGGGCGCGAGCTAATCGAGCGTGCTTGGCTTACGGGGGATTGGCCTGCGGTCGCTTATTTCGAGTGGTATGCGCCGGACCAATTGCGACGTGATGACCCTGCCACTTGGTACGTGTGTATGCCTGCGCTTGGCTACACGGTCACCCCTGAAATCATCCGGACCGAACTCGCATCACTGGACGCGAGCGAGTTCGACCGGGCGTACCTCAACCGCACCAAAGAGGCTCGCCCCCCTGCCGATCCGAACGTTCCTCGCGACGAGTGGGCGCGCTGCGTGGTGGCGGAATCCCGCCCGGATACATCCCGCCTCGCCTTTGCTGCGGAGGTTTCGACCCTGCGCGATTGGTCTTCCATATCTGCCGCGTCTCTACTGCCGGACGGACGCATACACGTCGAACTAGTGGACAGGCGCCCCGGTACGGATTGGGTGGCGCCTGCGCTCGCGAGGCTGCGGGATGTGTGGGACCCAATGGCCGTGGCCATCGACTCCAAAGGCCCTGTTGCCTCTCTCGCAGGCGAGTTGGCCGGCTACGGCATAACTCCCCCGGAGGACGAGGAAAAGCCGCTACGAGGGGACCTAGCCCTACTGCGCACGCCCGATGTAGCGGTTGCCTGCGGACAGTTCGCAGACGCCGTGAGGCGAGGCACTGTCGTGCATATCGATCAACCCGCCCTAACCGGGGCTATCAACGGCGCGAGAACGCGCCCCTTGACGGATGCCTGGGCGTGGTCGCGCTCGCGTAGTGAGTCCGTTGATATCTCCCCTCTCGTTGCTGCGACGCACGCCCTATGGGTCTTGCGTCTGCGCGCAGACGTCGCCCAGGCGGAATACGACGTTCTTGATTCAGTGCTCTAA
- a CDS encoding phage portal protein: MLIPLFASVRILADSIASLPIQLYRRGFGTREPITFVPQLFFQPAARDNLFQWLHKCVVSLALRGNAYGLVTLRDNLDFPIMIEWLNPDEIWVDDSRPTMPVYYWLGNEVPREDIVHIPWVAMPGRVKGLSPVAAFAQTIGVGLAVTDYGKSWYDNGGTPPATMKNSAKTINPQESREIQGRLSAAMRSRKPLVFGSDWDFTALQVSPEESQFIETMKLNATQIAAIWGIPPEMVGGDQGGPLSYSSPEQNMIHLVSVTLRPWLVRLETVFSDLMPGREFVKFNVDAMIRTSLLDRYTAHGMALAQGWRNVDEIRAIEDLPPLPNGQGAGYGSAALPAPAPPNNDNSA; the protein is encoded by the coding sequence ATGCTCATTCCCCTATTCGCTAGCGTGCGCATCCTTGCGGACTCCATAGCCTCCCTGCCGATACAGCTATACCGGCGAGGCTTTGGGACGCGTGAACCAATCACGTTCGTACCTCAACTCTTTTTCCAACCTGCCGCGCGAGACAACCTCTTTCAGTGGCTGCATAAATGCGTAGTCTCCCTAGCCCTGCGAGGGAACGCGTACGGACTTGTAACCCTGCGCGATAACCTTGACTTTCCGATCATGATCGAATGGCTAAACCCGGATGAGATTTGGGTGGACGACTCGCGCCCCACCATGCCCGTGTACTACTGGCTAGGCAATGAGGTCCCACGAGAAGACATCGTTCATATCCCTTGGGTGGCCATGCCTGGGCGCGTTAAGGGACTGTCACCAGTTGCCGCATTCGCCCAGACAATCGGAGTCGGATTGGCCGTAACCGACTACGGTAAGTCTTGGTACGACAACGGGGGCACCCCTCCGGCCACAATGAAGAACTCTGCCAAGACAATCAACCCGCAAGAGTCACGCGAGATACAGGGGCGACTGTCCGCAGCAATGCGCAGCCGTAAGCCACTCGTGTTCGGTAGTGACTGGGACTTTACCGCGCTGCAAGTTAGCCCGGAAGAAAGTCAATTCATTGAGACAATGAAACTCAACGCCACTCAGATTGCGGCCATCTGGGGAATCCCGCCGGAAATGGTGGGCGGAGATCAAGGCGGACCACTCAGCTATAGCTCACCCGAACAGAACATGATTCACCTAGTCTCTGTCACCCTGCGCCCTTGGCTAGTCCGACTGGAAACAGTGTTCTCCGACTTGATGCCTGGGCGTGAGTTCGTCAAGTTCAACGTCGACGCCATGATTAGAACCTCATTGCTCGACCGCTACACGGCGCATGGAATGGCGCTCGCGCAGGGTTGGCGAAACGTCGATGAAATCAGGGCCATTGAGGATCTTCCGCCCCTGCCGAATGGGCAAGGCGCGGGTTACGGGTCGGCTGCGCTTCCGGCCCCAGCGCCACCCAACAACGACAACTCAGCGTAA
- a CDS encoding AAA family ATPase — MSIEPQGSSELPQSEINARLALWWLLNPEAAPLESFNEDVQRLVSVLSAKLPATNADDRTQALIEAQRREAAELDKAKEIASFNRAKERALTLEEETQRAQVSAMVDALMSETLTTQGLDDIEELSPVVDGLLYRSTVARINGRPGTMKSFVALDIAGCVANGLSWAGRDVTKGEVIYLVAEGAGGIKKRVRAWEQEHGCRMDGVRFLPRPIQVSGIEWLVLEEACKRLRPALVVVDTQARATVGIEESSNERMSVIFNRIERLARESEACATLVHHTGHAGEHGRGASNMLGAVQTELLIKKEGKGADRVISIRIDKTKDDDDSQEIRLLPRVVAVQGMYRKNGAQETSVVLVPERQAVFSVPGLDPAVSHAVQMLDKHNAPMDLGRDRMRAWLTDRQIAIGNTVLAPAIAYRKKREAARQPETDAQVMSVELQLPEGEKYGE, encoded by the coding sequence GTGTCGATTGAACCGCAGGGGAGTAGCGAACTCCCCCAATCGGAGATAAATGCGCGCCTCGCCCTTTGGTGGCTACTCAACCCGGAGGCCGCTCCGCTTGAGTCATTCAACGAGGACGTACAGCGCCTAGTGAGCGTTCTCTCTGCCAAGCTCCCTGCGACCAATGCGGACGACAGAACGCAGGCGCTCATAGAGGCACAGAGACGCGAGGCGGCCGAACTAGACAAAGCCAAAGAGATAGCGTCATTCAACAGGGCCAAGGAGAGGGCCCTAACCCTTGAGGAAGAAACCCAACGAGCCCAGGTGTCCGCAATGGTGGACGCCCTCATGTCAGAGACCCTTACGACACAGGGGCTAGACGACATTGAGGAACTGTCCCCAGTGGTCGACGGACTCTTGTACCGCTCGACAGTCGCGCGCATCAATGGACGCCCAGGGACGATGAAATCTTTCGTGGCGCTTGACATAGCCGGATGCGTCGCGAATGGCCTGTCATGGGCAGGGCGAGACGTCACCAAAGGGGAAGTGATCTACCTAGTGGCAGAGGGCGCAGGGGGCATCAAAAAACGCGTACGCGCATGGGAGCAAGAACACGGCTGCCGCATGGATGGCGTTAGGTTCCTGCCTCGCCCTATTCAGGTGTCTGGTATCGAGTGGCTTGTATTGGAGGAAGCGTGTAAGCGCCTCCGCCCTGCGCTAGTGGTCGTCGATACGCAGGCGCGCGCAACTGTGGGCATTGAAGAGTCGAGCAATGAGCGTATGTCTGTGATCTTCAACAGAATCGAGCGGCTTGCGAGGGAGTCGGAGGCGTGCGCCACGTTGGTTCACCACACAGGGCATGCAGGGGAGCATGGGCGCGGAGCGTCCAACATGCTGGGCGCCGTACAGACAGAGCTACTGATCAAAAAGGAAGGCAAGGGCGCGGACCGCGTAATAAGCATCCGCATCGATAAGACCAAGGATGATGACGACTCCCAAGAGATACGGCTCCTGCCTCGCGTGGTGGCCGTACAGGGCATGTACAGAAAGAACGGCGCTCAAGAAACGTCGGTAGTCCTCGTACCGGAACGGCAGGCTGTTTTCTCCGTACCGGGTTTGGACCCTGCCGTAAGTCACGCTGTCCAGATGCTCGATAAGCACAACGCGCCCATGGACCTGGGCAGAGACAGGATGCGCGCATGGCTCACAGACAGGCAGATAGCCATAGGGAACACTGTTCTTGCCCCTGCCATTGCGTACCGGAAAAAGCGAGAGGCCGCGAGGCAGCCGGAAACGGACGCCCAGGTTATGAGCGTCGAATTGCAGCTACCGGAGGGCGAAAAATACGGAGAGTAG
- a CDS encoding HK97 family phage prohead protease translates to MAEIERRFTKVPVELRARKERSSIGGYAAVFNRQSHNMGGFVEAVDPAAFNASRGDGWPDVIARYNHDDNMLLGSTGGGTLRLAIDGTGLDYEVEPPAARADILELVQRGDVRKSSFAFRMIDDEWGTTDQGFPLRTLRKVQLVDVAPVNVPAYPDSTAGLRSLARHVGADFQEVQAMAERDELRRFFVRTDGPSAPKKKVYGAAARMALLARREDPYA, encoded by the coding sequence ATGGCTGAAATCGAACGGCGCTTCACAAAAGTTCCCGTAGAACTGCGCGCCCGTAAGGAACGATCGTCCATAGGTGGATATGCCGCCGTATTCAACCGGCAGAGTCACAACATGGGTGGATTCGTTGAGGCTGTCGACCCTGCCGCATTCAATGCGAGCCGAGGTGACGGTTGGCCGGACGTAATTGCCAGGTACAACCATGATGACAATATGTTGCTCGGCTCGACCGGTGGCGGAACCCTGCGCCTCGCCATTGACGGAACGGGACTTGACTACGAAGTAGAACCACCGGCCGCGCGCGCGGACATTCTCGAACTGGTGCAACGTGGTGACGTCCGTAAGTCGAGCTTTGCGTTTCGGATGATTGACGACGAGTGGGGAACGACCGATCAAGGCTTTCCCCTCCGCACCCTCCGCAAGGTTCAGCTAGTCGACGTCGCCCCCGTCAACGTCCCTGCCTACCCGGATTCAACGGCGGGACTGCGCTCCCTCGCTCGCCACGTTGGAGCGGACTTCCAAGAGGTTCAGGCAATGGCGGAGCGGGACGAACTACGCAGGTTCTTTGTCCGCACAGACGGCCCTTCCGCGCCTAAGAAAAAGGTCTATGGCGCAGCCGCGCGCATGGCCTTGCTCGCGCGACGCGAGGACCCTTACGCATAA